In one window of Ruminococcus hominis DNA:
- a CDS encoding non-ribosomal peptide synthetase — translation MTAINESNVEFKFRPVTKLFEEQVALHPDKLAVVTSKESFSYSKLNERANRIANALIEKGVQAETIVGVILERCCDFYAVRQAILKAGGAFTVAAPDYPDDRIQYIFEDAGIPFVITTKEIEKERQDLFTKLDCKVLFLEELLENENAENPDVEIKENDLCYCIYTSGSTGKPKGVMIEHVNLANFVNPDPKNAETFGYVDKGSVSLSMAAMTFDVSILEEFVPLTNGLTAVIASEDEINNPIILGDLIVKNKVDIMTTTPTYLSNIIDLPQLTEAMSQIKVFDIGAEAFPPALYEKIRLVNQNAYIMNGYGPTETTISCTMKVITDSQKITIGAPNGNVKVFIVDKENHILPDGETGELVIAGLGVGRGYVNLPEKTAAAFIELNGERAYKTGDLAKINSDNEIEFFGRMDNQIKLRGLRIELGEIEEVINSFEGILTSITIPVDNQYLCCYFIADHDVDTEKLMEYASKSLAHYMVPEVFIQLEKMPMTQNGKVDKKALPKPVSAPTNLKAAETPIQKKIFEIVSEIVGNDFFGIDTSLYKAGLSSISAMKLCILLSDEFKVTVKTGDIHDNNTIEKLEKYIMLAPKLGTYEKREVYPLTGSQKGIFAECSKNPDSTVYNIPFLFELENAIDEQKLADALTKMVNAHSYLLTKVYLNSDGEMVQRPGEDTFIPKIIKTTNSEFEALKENLVRPFKLEKGRLFRAEIYLTEDKKYLFTDFHHIIADGNSYDIIFEDINKAYCGEKLESETYTGFDAALDEEQQMKEGKYKKAEKYYDSIFEGVETESLPLPDVSGKTPEKGITSREVNIPEEKIRAYCEKTGVTPNTLFTGLFGILATKYSNSEESLFATIYNGRNDSRLENTVCMLVKTLPVYCAFEEKTTIQTYMAELSEQLMSSMANDIFPFYDICAKYGINSDLVFAYQAELSDDYPIGDTIARGQDLSLDMAKMPLLIQVREYDHEYVLTAEYRSDMYSKAFVDGMLEAYEAAMDSMLKSKYISEISVISQNAANQIATFNSTENDYGRSKTIFDMFSEMVREIPERTAVVFKDKRYTYKELDEISDRLGKYIASLGIGREDVVSILIPRCEYMAIAPLGVIKAGAAYQPLDPTYPKDRLMYMLEDAQAKLLIVDRELLPLVDGYEGNVLYMDEILQIEDRDIKLKEPELHDLFILLYTSGSTGVPKGCMLEYGNITAFSHWYKKYYELDFDSKVAAYASFGFDACMMDIYGTIANGAELHIIPEEIRLDFIALNDYFETNGITHSFMTTQVGRQFAMEMDCKSLKYLSVGGEKLVPCEPPKNFKFFNGYGPTENTIFTTIFEVDKYYNNVPIGKALDNNKLYITDKFGHLLPYGACGELMIAGWQVSRGYLNKPEKTAEVYTKNIYDDEEGYEVLYHSGDVARYLPDGNIQIIGRKDSQVKIRGFRIELSEVEEVIRRYEGIKDATVVAFDDPFSGKYIAAYVVSDSIVDINALNDFIKETKPPYMVPAVTMQIDKIPLNQNQKVNKKELPKPEKKVEEIIKPQNDIQQKIFDCVAEVLGYTEFGITTDIFSVGLTSISAIKLNMLISKEFDIVIKTSDIKDNPTIEKLEGFVQKAGKTSKREIQEIYPLTNTQEGIFIECTANMGTTIYNIPYLFKLDRKVDLDKLAKAIDSTVEAHPYLKTNLFMDENGDVLQKRDDDLEYKTQIIDGMDKETLVRPYMLFNEQLFRFEIHRTTAGNYLFLDLHHIIADGTSLEIIINDINKAYSGETLKKEEYTSYELALDNRDALNSDTYKNAEDYYRSVFEKAGGSIAFYPDKSGAVPTAEMYHREVSEISVQSVKDFCKKNGITENVFFIAAFGLTLGKYNFKENAVFTTIYHGRNDSRLSDTVGMLVKTLPVYCDFSGQTQEYLADVRQQLMDSMNNDIYPFSQISREFNIKADAMVIYQGDNFEFDTIGGEFASEEPVHLNAAKAPVSVSISIVRNKFVFEIEYRGDMYREETMKYLADNLELAIDGLTKEEKASDIRLLFEEETKMVDVLEHAGKTFVELFKETVTKYPDKAAVKDEFGELTYKELDRMSDYVAQKLTENGVGREKVAGILCGRTKEFTVAYLGVMKAGGAYVPLDPEYPQSRIEYMLTDSGAENLLVVNKYRDLVAFYDKNIISLDEVAEEAKEFELSVELTPPKPENLAYMIYTSGSTGKPKGVMIEHRNLLNLIEYLVSSRKMTPDFIVAEFASFCFDASVVDLFAPLTVGAMLYILPEGIRKDAVAVAKFVREENITTLTIPTQIGELVTELLEEAPALRFATLGGEKFKHYRNRTYQMVNGYGPTENTVSSTEFFVDKQYENIPIGKSQTNIRSYIVDKDLTRLPVGASGELCHAGRQIARGYHNLPEKTAAAFVENPFSICEEDKRLYRTGDMVRMKGDGNIEYIGRIDSQVKIRGYRIELGEIEGAIVKYDSVQNAAAKVIEKGGNKYIVAYYMGVSISDEEMKNFLEPLIPDYMMPSFFVHLDKMPVTPGGKIDKKALPEPEMSVERNSYVEPVTAVQTELCGIFEKALGIDKVGIEDNFFDLGGSSLTASKVAIMCLSKNIGIVYADIFKYPTVHELSAMLGNDEAVEDTTGGNEFSNYSYNKIQSVISGNIEENVDLVTKEKIGDIMITGATGFLGIHILKAYLDHYDGKVYCLVRKGSYESPEKRMMNMLMYYFDNPYKEMFEKRIVCVDGDITSKEDVDRLAEYKFQTLINCAACVKHFAAGDVLEKINVIGVENLIDLCKNNARRLIQISTVSVSGEGSDGVPPMSRVFCENDLYIGQNITNEYIRTKFIAERAVLEAVADGLDGKIIRVGNLMSRDSDGEFQINFITNGFLRSLRGYKAVGKFPVGSMHEVTEFSPIDSTALAVLNLVQTDRRFTVFHACNSHHIFMSDLIYAMREHGFKIDIVKDEEFETAVKEFAKTGQDSDAVSGLIAYTSHNENEIYTLDYGNRFTSQILYRLGYKWPITDDRYLESAIEALDRLTFFD, via the coding sequence ATGACGGCAATCAATGAAAGTAATGTTGAATTTAAGTTTCGCCCGGTGACAAAATTATTTGAAGAGCAGGTGGCTCTTCATCCGGACAAGCTTGCAGTTGTGACAAGTAAGGAAAGCTTTTCATATTCGAAATTAAATGAAAGAGCGAATAGAATTGCAAATGCACTCATCGAAAAGGGTGTGCAGGCCGAGACGATCGTAGGAGTTATTCTTGAGAGATGTTGTGATTTCTATGCAGTACGACAGGCAATTTTAAAAGCAGGAGGAGCATTTACGGTTGCGGCGCCGGATTATCCGGATGATAGAATCCAGTACATTTTTGAGGATGCCGGAATTCCTTTTGTAATTACGACAAAGGAGATTGAAAAGGAGAGACAGGATTTATTTACAAAGCTCGACTGCAAGGTGCTGTTTCTTGAAGAGCTTCTTGAAAATGAAAATGCAGAAAATCCGGATGTTGAAATAAAAGAGAATGATCTTTGCTACTGTATCTATACTTCCGGTTCAACAGGAAAGCCAAAAGGAGTTATGATTGAACATGTGAATCTGGCGAACTTTGTGAACCCAGATCCGAAAAATGCGGAAACCTTTGGATATGTAGACAAAGGCTCGGTTTCTCTTTCTATGGCAGCAATGACATTTGATGTATCGATTCTTGAAGAATTTGTTCCACTTACAAATGGTCTTACAGCGGTTATCGCAAGTGAAGACGAAATTAATAATCCAATTATTCTCGGAGATTTAATTGTAAAAAATAAAGTCGATATTATGACGACAACGCCTACATATTTGTCAAACATCATTGACCTGCCACAACTTACAGAGGCAATGTCCCAGATTAAGGTTTTTGATATCGGAGCAGAAGCATTTCCACCGGCACTTTATGAAAAGATCCGTCTGGTAAATCAGAATGCTTATATTATGAACGGGTATGGTCCGACAGAGACAACGATAAGCTGTACCATGAAGGTAATAACAGACAGTCAAAAAATTACAATCGGCGCTCCAAATGGAAATGTGAAGGTATTTATTGTCGATAAAGAGAATCATATCCTGCCGGACGGAGAAACCGGTGAGCTTGTTATAGCAGGTCTTGGAGTCGGCAGAGGATATGTGAATCTTCCGGAGAAAACGGCGGCTGCATTTATCGAATTGAATGGAGAACGTGCATATAAAACAGGAGATCTTGCGAAAATCAATTCCGATAATGAAATAGAGTTTTTCGGAAGAATGGACAATCAGATCAAGCTGCGAGGACTTAGAATCGAGCTTGGTGAGATAGAAGAAGTGATAAATAGCTTTGAGGGCATTCTTACAAGTATTACAATCCCGGTAGATAATCAATATTTATGCTGCTATTTTATTGCAGACCATGATGTTGATACAGAAAAGCTTATGGAATATGCTTCAAAATCACTCGCACATTATATGGTGCCGGAGGTATTTATACAGCTTGAAAAGATGCCAATGACACAGAATGGAAAAGTCGATAAGAAAGCATTGCCAAAGCCGGTTTCAGCACCGACAAATTTAAAAGCAGCAGAAACTCCGATACAGAAAAAGATTTTTGAAATTGTTTCTGAAATTGTAGGAAATGATTTCTTTGGAATTGATACCAGCCTTTACAAAGCAGGGCTTTCTTCCATCAGTGCAATGAAGCTGTGTATTTTACTTTCAGATGAGTTCAAAGTTACTGTGAAAACAGGCGATATCCATGACAATAATACGATTGAAAAACTTGAAAAATACATCATGCTTGCACCGAAGCTTGGAACCTATGAAAAACGTGAGGTTTATCCGCTTACAGGATCTCAAAAAGGTATTTTTGCTGAGTGTAGCAAAAACCCAGACAGCACAGTTTATAATATACCATTCCTTTTTGAACTGGAAAATGCGATTGATGAGCAGAAGTTGGCTGATGCACTTACAAAAATGGTAAATGCACATTCCTATCTGCTTACAAAAGTATATCTCAACAGTGACGGAGAGATGGTGCAAAGACCGGGAGAAGATACGTTTATACCAAAGATTATCAAGACTACAAACAGTGAGTTTGAAGCATTAAAAGAAAATCTGGTACGTCCGTTCAAGCTTGAGAAGGGGCGTTTATTCCGTGCGGAAATTTATCTTACGGAAGATAAAAAATATTTGTTTACAGATTTTCATCATATCATTGCAGATGGTAATTCTTACGATATTATTTTTGAAGATATCAATAAGGCGTATTGTGGTGAAAAACTTGAGAGCGAAACCTACACAGGATTTGATGCAGCTCTTGATGAAGAACAGCAGATGAAAGAAGGCAAATATAAAAAGGCCGAGAAATATTACGACAGCATTTTCGAAGGTGTTGAAACAGAGTCGCTTCCGCTTCCGGACGTTTCGGGAAAAACTCCTGAAAAGGGAATTACGTCAAGAGAAGTAAACATTCCGGAAGAGAAAATTCGTGCTTACTGTGAAAAAACAGGGGTTACGCCAAACACATTATTTACAGGATTATTTGGTATTCTTGCAACAAAATATTCAAATTCCGAGGAAAGCCTTTTTGCAACGATTTACAACGGACGAAATGACTCCCGACTTGAAAACACAGTCTGCATGCTTGTAAAAACACTTCCTGTATACTGTGCCTTTGAGGAGAAAACGACAATACAGACATATATGGCAGAGCTTTCAGAACAGCTTATGTCATCGATGGCAAATGATATCTTCCCATTCTATGATATCTGTGCAAAATATGGTATAAATTCAGATTTGGTTTTTGCATATCAGGCAGAGTTAAGTGATGATTATCCAATCGGAGATACGATTGCGAGAGGACAGGATCTGTCGCTTGATATGGCGAAGATGCCACTGCTTATTCAGGTAAGAGAGTATGATCACGAATATGTACTTACTGCAGAATATAGAAGTGACATGTACAGCAAAGCGTTTGTTGATGGAATGCTTGAAGCCTATGAAGCAGCAATGGATTCGATGCTTAAGTCAAAATATATTTCAGAGATTTCTGTGATTTCACAAAATGCAGCAAATCAAATTGCAACATTTAACAGTACAGAAAATGATTACGGCAGAAGCAAAACTATTTTCGACATGTTTTCTGAAATGGTCCGGGAGATACCGGAGCGTACAGCGGTAGTATTTAAAGATAAGAGATATACATACAAGGAACTGGATGAGATCAGTGACAGGCTTGGAAAATATATTGCATCACTTGGAATCGGCAGGGAGGATGTAGTGTCAATCCTCATTCCACGTTGTGAATATATGGCAATCGCACCGCTTGGAGTGATAAAAGCAGGTGCCGCATATCAGCCACTTGATCCGACTTATCCAAAAGACAGATTAATGTATATGCTTGAAGATGCACAAGCGAAGCTTCTGATCGTCGACAGAGAATTACTTCCGCTGGTTGATGGTTATGAAGGAAACGTATTGTACATGGATGAAATTCTGCAGATAGAAGATCGTGATATAAAGCTGAAAGAACCAGAGCTGCATGATCTGTTCATCTTACTCTATACATCCGGTTCAACTGGTGTTCCGAAGGGATGTATGCTTGAGTACGGTAATATTACTGCATTTAGTCATTGGTACAAAAAATATTATGAACTTGATTTTGATTCAAAGGTTGCAGCTTATGCATCATTTGGATTTGATGCATGTATGATGGATATTTACGGAACAATTGCAAATGGAGCCGAGCTTCATATTATTCCGGAAGAAATCCGCCTTGATTTTATTGCATTAAATGATTATTTTGAGACAAATGGTATTACACATTCCTTTATGACAACTCAGGTCGGAAGACAGTTTGCAATGGAGATGGATTGCAAGAGCCTGAAATATTTATCTGTAGGAGGCGAGAAGCTTGTTCCTTGTGAACCGCCAAAGAATTTCAAGTTTTTTAACGGTTATGGACCTACAGAAAACACGATTTTCACAACTATATTTGAAGTAGATAAATATTACAATAATGTACCGATAGGTAAAGCACTTGATAATAATAAGCTTTATATAACAGATAAATTTGGACATCTGCTGCCATATGGTGCATGTGGTGAGCTGATGATAGCCGGCTGGCAGGTTTCCAGGGGATACCTCAACAAACCTGAGAAAACGGCAGAAGTATATACAAAAAATATTTATGACGATGAGGAAGGATACGAGGTTTTGTATCATTCCGGAGACGTTGCAAGATATCTGCCAGATGGAAATATCCAGATTATCGGAAGAAAAGATTCACAGGTTAAGATTCGTGGATTCAGAATTGAACTTTCAGAGGTTGAGGAAGTAATCCGAAGATACGAAGGTATAAAAGATGCGACGGTAGTTGCATTTGATGATCCGTTCAGTGGAAAATATATTGCAGCTTATGTTGTATCAGACAGCATAGTAGATATCAATGCATTAAATGATTTTATCAAAGAAACAAAACCACCATATATGGTTCCGGCTGTTACAATGCAGATTGATAAGATTCCGTTGAACCAGAATCAGAAAGTAAATAAAAAGGAACTTCCAAAACCGGAAAAGAAAGTAGAAGAAATCATCAAGCCACAGAATGATATCCAGCAGAAAATCTTTGATTGTGTTGCAGAAGTATTAGGATACACAGAATTTGGAATTACAACAGATATTTTTAGTGTCGGACTTACATCTATCAGTGCGATTAAATTAAATATGCTGATTTCAAAGGAGTTTGATATTGTTATCAAAACATCAGATATCAAAGATAATCCGACAATTGAGAAGCTGGAAGGATTTGTACAAAAAGCAGGAAAGACATCAAAGAGAGAAATTCAAGAGATTTATCCGCTTACAAATACGCAGGAAGGAATATTTATCGAATGTACTGCTAATATGGGTACAACAATTTATAATATCCCATATCTGTTTAAACTGGATAGAAAAGTAGATTTGGATAAGCTGGCGAAAGCAATAGACAGTACGGTTGAAGCACATCCTTATCTCAAGACAAATCTCTTTATGGATGAGAATGGAGATGTTCTTCAGAAACGTGATGACGATTTAGAGTACAAAACACAGATTATTGACGGAATGGATAAAGAGACGCTTGTTCGTCCATATATGCTATTTAACGAACAGCTTTTCAGATTTGAGATTCACAGAACAACAGCCGGAAATTATTTGTTCCTGGATTTGCATCACATTATTGCAGATGGTACCTCTCTTGAAATTATCATCAATGATATTAACAAGGCGTACAGTGGAGAAACTCTGAAAAAAGAAGAATATACATCGTATGAGCTTGCACTGGATAACCGTGATGCTTTGAATAGCGATACATATAAAAATGCAGAAGATTATTATAGATCAGTATTTGAAAAAGCCGGCGGAAGTATAGCATTTTATCCGGATAAATCGGGTGCTGTTCCTACAGCAGAAATGTATCACAGAGAAGTTTCAGAGATTTCAGTCCAGAGCGTAAAAGATTTTTGCAAGAAGAACGGAATCACAGAAAATGTATTTTTCATTGCAGCATTTGGACTTACACTTGGAAAATATAATTTCAAAGAGAATGCTGTTTTCACAACAATTTACCATGGAAGAAATGATTCGAGACTTTCTGATACAGTCGGTATGCTTGTAAAAACGCTCCCGGTTTACTGTGATTTTTCAGGACAGACGCAAGAATATCTGGCAGATGTCCGGCAACAGCTTATGGATTCTATGAACAATGACATTTATCCATTTTCACAGATTAGCCGTGAGTTTAATATCAAAGCAGATGCCATGGTGATTTATCAGGGTGATAACTTTGAATTTGATACAATAGGAGGTGAATTCGCTTCTGAAGAACCGGTACATTTAAATGCTGCGAAAGCACCTGTTTCCGTAAGTATTTCTATTGTAAGAAATAAATTTGTCTTTGAAATTGAATACCGTGGAGACATGTATCGTGAAGAGACGATGAAATATCTCGCAGATAACCTTGAGCTTGCAATTGACGGGCTGACGAAGGAAGAGAAAGCATCCGATATCAGATTGTTATTTGAAGAAGAGACTAAGATGGTGGATGTTCTGGAGCATGCAGGAAAAACATTTGTTGAACTGTTTAAAGAGACTGTTACAAAATATCCGGATAAGGCAGCGGTGAAGGATGAATTTGGAGAGCTCACTTACAAAGAACTCGATAGAATGTCCGATTATGTTGCACAAAAGCTTACAGAAAATGGAGTTGGAAGAGAAAAAGTTGCAGGTATTTTGTGTGGAAGAACAAAAGAATTTACAGTTGCTTATCTAGGGGTTATGAAAGCCGGTGGTGCATATGTTCCGCTGGATCCGGAGTATCCGCAGAGCAGGATCGAATATATGCTGACAGATTCAGGAGCAGAGAATTTGCTTGTAGTAAACAAGTATCGTGATCTGGTTGCATTTTATGATAAAAATATCATCAGTCTTGATGAAGTGGCAGAAGAGGCAAAAGAGTTTGAGCTTTCAGTAGAACTTACTCCTCCGAAGCCGGAAAATCTGGCGTATATGATTTATACCTCAGGTTCAACCGGAAAGCCAAAGGGTGTTATGATCGAGCATAGAAATTTATTAAATCTGATAGAATATCTTGTTTCATCAAGGAAAATGACACCTGATTTTATAGTTGCAGAGTTTGCAAGCTTTTGCTTTGATGCATCGGTTGTGGATTTGTTCGCTCCACTTACCGTTGGGGCAATGCTGTACATTTTACCGGAAGGTATCAGAAAAGATGCGGTTGCAGTTGCGAAGTTTGTAAGAGAAGAAAATATTACGACCCTTACGATTCCGACGCAGATTGGAGAACTGGTGACAGAATTACTGGAAGAAGCTCCGGCACTTCGCTTTGCAACACTTGGCGGTGAGAAATTCAAACATTATAGAAATCGTACTTATCAGATGGTCAATGGATATGGACCAACAGAAAATACGGTTTCATCAACAGAATTTTTCGTTGATAAGCAGTATGAAAATATACCGATTGGAAAATCGCAGACAAATATCCGAAGCTATATCGTAGATAAAGATTTGACCAGACTTCCGGTAGGCGCATCGGGTGAGCTGTGTCATGCAGGAAGACAGATTGCAAGAGGCTACCATAATCTTCCAGAAAAAACAGCCGCAGCGTTTGTTGAAAATCCATTCTCAATTTGCGAGGAAGATAAACGTCTTTACAGAACCGGAGATATGGTCCGCATGAAAGGAGACGGAAACATAGAATACATCGGTCGAATCGATTCACAGGTAAAAATCAGAGGATATCGAATCGAGCTTGGCGAGATTGAGGGAGCGATAGTGAAATATGATTCTGTTCAAAATGCGGCTGCCAAAGTAATTGAAAAAGGCGGTAATAAATATATTGTTGCTTACTATATGGGCGTAAGCATTTCCGATGAAGAAATGAAAAACTTCTTAGAGCCGCTTATCCCGGATTATATGATGCCGTCCTTCTTTGTTCATCTTGATAAGATGCCTGTAACACCGGGGGGCAAGATTGACAAAAAGGCACTTCCTGAACCAGAGATGAGTGTAGAAAGAAATAGCTATGTCGAACCGGTTACAGCTGTTCAGACAGAGCTTTGCGGTATTTTTGAGAAAGCACTTGGTATTGATAAAGTAGGAATCGAGGATAATTTCTTTGATCTGGGTGGTTCTTCTCTTACTGCATCAAAGGTGGCAATCATGTGTCTGTCAAAGAATATCGGTATTGTATATGCAGATATTTTCAAATATCCTACAGTGCATGAGCTTTCTGCAATGCTTGGAAATGATGAAGCAGTGGAAGATACTACAGGAGGCAATGAATTTTCAAATTACAGCTATAATAAAATACAAAGTGTGATAAGTGGAAATATCGAAGAAAATGTTGACCTTGTGACAAAAGAAAAAATCGGAGATATCATGATCACAGGAGCGACCGGATTCCTTGGAATACATATTTTGAAGGCATATCTGGATCATTATGACGGAAAGGTTTATTGTCTTGTACGCAAAGGCTCATATGAATCACCGGAAAAACGAATGATGAATATGTTGATGTATTATTTTGATAATCCGTACAAAGAAATGTTTGAAAAGCGCATCGTATGTGTGGACGGAGATATTACATCAAAAGAAGATGTCGACAGATTAGCAGAATACAAATTCCAGACATTAATTAACTGTGCAGCGTGTGTAAAACATTTTGCGGCAGGCGATGTTCTTGAAAAAATAAATGTAATAGGAGTAGAAAATCTGATTGATTTATGTAAAAATAATGCACGTAGACTGATTCAGATATCAACAGTCTCAGTCAGTGGTGAAGGATCAGACGGCGTACCGCCGATGTCGAGAGTTTTCTGTGAAAATGATTTATACATCGGACAGAACATTACAAACGAATATATCCGTACAAAATTTATTGCAGAAAGAGCTGTACTTGAAGCGGTTGCAGATGGTCTTGACGGAAAGATCATCCGTGTAGGTAATCTTATGAGCAGAGATTCCGATGGTGAATTCCAGATTAACTTTATTACAAACGGTTTCCTGCGAAGCCTGAGAGGTTATAAAGCAGTTGGAAAATTCCCGGTAGGAAGTATGCATGAAGTGACAGAATTTTCACCGATCGACTCTACAGCACTTGCAGTTTTGAATCTGGTACAGACGGACAGAAGATTTACCGTATTCCATGCATGCAACAGCCATCATATCTTTATGTCAGATTTGATCTATGCAATGCGTGAACATGGATTTAAGATCGATATTGTAAAAGACGAGGAGTTTGAGACTGCAGTAAAAGAATTTGCAAAAACAGGACAGGATTCTGATGCTGTTTCAGGTCTTATCGCATACACGTCACACAATGAAAATGAAATCTATACGCTGGATTACGGCAATAGATTTACATCACAGATTCTTTACAGATTAGGTTACAAATGGCCTATTACAGATGACAGATATCTTGAAAGTGCGATTGAGGCACTGGACAGACTTACATTTTTTGATTAA
- a CDS encoding MATE family efflux transporter, whose translation MTQKRNNRLLNTKLNKYIIPGIMMSLALQLGNIVDTIFVSNLIGVDAMAAVTMSLPVETVIQLVGYCLGVGGSIAAGIMLGRRDKETASKLFSATLTVTLIVGIIFSAAAFFTADPIAKALVSDGGVLMHYTRDYILVSMLGAPVIGVGLLMVNYLGAENHPELASAYLIAANVINLVLDYIFLKYTPMGIKGAALSTVLGFLLAMVIFILYIRSDKRNLSFVILKAKDFVILKEAIVTGIPMLVFMATNFVKALGLNLIIMRLIGEVGMAVFTVCDNVLMIVEMLTGGIIGVIPNVAGILYGEKDFVGIHVLCKKMLKYSYIVLALVFVCIMAFTEQITILFGSGGGELGAQMVSALRLFAFCAAPYLWNKFMVSYYESIEETSIASFVTLLENAVVLLPVTFVGIFVWKQIDGIGINGIAISFVITEFLTVIAANIYRKIKYKESTFYIIPEQNPGINLDFSIKSRLEESKDVHRKIKEFCIENNVSGSRANLAAVCAEEMTVNIIKFGWKSSNWIDINLCLEEDILNLRIRDNGVNFNPLEYKNDSEEFDIHGIELVKKISKSMNYIRAIDMNNTIISF comes from the coding sequence ATGACGCAAAAGAGGAATAACAGATTATTAAATACAAAGTTAAATAAATACATAATTCCCGGAATAATGATGTCACTGGCGCTTCAATTGGGAAATATAGTCGATACCATTTTTGTCAGTAATTTAATAGGTGTGGATGCGATGGCAGCGGTTACGATGAGCCTGCCGGTTGAAACAGTTATCCAGCTTGTTGGTTATTGTCTTGGAGTCGGAGGCTCCATTGCAGCAGGTATCATGCTGGGAAGACGTGATAAGGAGACCGCTTCAAAACTGTTTTCAGCAACCCTTACAGTGACTCTTATTGTGGGGATTATTTTTTCTGCCGCTGCATTTTTTACAGCTGATCCAATTGCAAAAGCACTGGTATCAGATGGCGGTGTTTTAATGCATTACACAAGAGATTATATTTTGGTAAGCATGCTGGGTGCACCGGTAATCGGGGTAGGATTGTTGATGGTGAATTATCTTGGAGCGGAAAATCATCCGGAGCTTGCATCGGCATATCTGATTGCTGCAAATGTAATCAACCTTGTGCTCGATTATATTTTCCTTAAATACACTCCGATGGGAATTAAAGGGGCAGCATTATCTACGGTACTCGGCTTCCTTTTAGCAATGGTGATTTTCATTCTTTACATTCGTTCAGATAAACGAAACTTAAGTTTTGTAATTCTCAAAGCCAAAGATTTTGTAATACTAAAAGAAGCAATCGTAACGGGAATTCCAATGCTTGTTTTCATGGCGACCAATTTCGTGAAAGCACTCGGGCTGAACTTGATTATTATGCGCCTGATCGGAGAAGTTGGAATGGCAGTATTCACAGTTTGTGATAATGTTCTTATGATCGTGGAAATGTTAACAGGAGGAATCATTGGTGTGATTCCAAATGTTGCCGGAATCCTTTACGGAGAAAAAGATTTTGTCGGAATCCATGTTCTTTGCAAAAAGATGCTGAAATACAGCTATATTGTTCTGGCTTTGGTATTTGTCTGTATCATGGCATTTACTGAGCAGATTACGATTTTATTTGGAAGTGGAGGCGGAGAGCTGGGAGCACAGATGGTGAGTGCGCTTCGTCTGTTCGCATTTTGTGCAGCACCGTATTTGTGGAATAAATTTATGGTAAGCTATTACGAATCAATCGAAGAGACATCCATCGCAAGTTTTGTTACACTTCTTGAAAATGCAGTTGTATTACTTCCGGTAACATTTGTCGGAATCTTTGTATGGAAACAGATTGACGGAATCGGAATCAATGGTATTGCAATCTCATTTGTTATTACGGAGTTCTTAACTGTGATCGCAGCAAATATATACAGAAAAATCAAATATAAAGAATCTACATTTTATATTATTCCAGAGCAGAATCCGGGAATCAACCTGGACTTTTCGATTAAAAGCAGATTGGAAGAATCGAAGGATGTTCATAGAAAAATCAAGGAATTCTGTATAGAAAATAATGTATCGGGAAGCAGGGCAAATCTTGCTGCTGTGTGTGCAGAAGAAATGACGGTAAATATTATTAAATTCGGATGGAAATCTTCGAACTGGATTGATATTAATCTCTGTCTGGAAGAGGATATTTTAAACTTGAGAATCAGAGATAACGGAGTGAATTTTAATCCTTTGGAATATAAAAATGACAGCGAAGAATTTGATATTCATGGAATAGAACTTGTAAAGAAGATTTCAAAATCGATGAATTATATTCGTGCAATCGATATGAATAATACAATAATATCTTTTTAG